Genomic DNA from Solanum pennellii chromosome 3, SPENNV200:
tcttgaatttttgtgaATTTCACTCTGTTATATTTCTCGACTAACCACACAATAACTTATTTGCAGGAGCTAAACTTCGAGAACAAAGGGATCTTTACTGATATGTAAGTCTCATGATTTCAcgctatttttaaaataatctgCAGTCTGATTTGTGCATGCAGGTTTAATGTTGAAGTACCAGAGAATGATGAGTCATATCATCAAGTAGTAGATGGCAAAACCCTAGTCGATACTTTCTGTTGCAACTGTAGGAACCGGCTCGGGAGGAAATTTGTAAGATACTAATATGAAAGACGATTTGCATTTtccttgatgttgttgttgttgcttataCATAATTTTTCCTTTCGTCCAGATTGCAGTTCCACAAGGCTGTCGTTTTGAACAAGGACAATTCTTGGTGATATTGTAAGTTTAATTGCAAAATGAGACTATGCATATGCAATATGCTGCGCGTGTTGTAACGTGTTACTAATACAAATGATTGTTTTGTGGCAGGAATAAGCTTAGTTACACTAATGGCCACGACTTAGATCCTTATGAGGAAGATCTTGATCAAGATGGAGAGGTAAATGTTGATCAAGCTGGAGGCCCTAATGATGATAATCAAGATGGAGGCCCTAATGTTGATAATCAAGATGGAGGCCGTAATGATGATAATCAAGACGAAGGCGCTAATGAGGAAAATGCAGCTGATAATCAACTCTTAGTTCCTAATAATGGGCATATTGGTCGAAATGGAAACATTTGAACCAATTACTGATGAAAATGCAGGGATGAATAGCTTGATGATTTACGAAAATATACACTTGCACTGAGTGCAGTCACTAGATCAGTTCATAACTATGTGATATTCAGCTTTCTGTTTTGGTTTTGGGATTACAGTAGTACATATTATTACTACTTCGAAAAGCAATTGAGACTCTTAACATTTTACATATTAGAGCTCAGGTACTTCCATTCTGTATATGCTGCTGCTTAGTTTGTCTTTAATTTCTTGATAcaagtcatttttcttaataaaatggCTTTTATCCAATGCTAGTGTGAATCCTagttatatatgtgtttttttttggaTACTTGACTGATAGAAGTAAGAAGAAAACAATCATCTCCgtctattttaaatttattttcacaaaattactactctattaaatatttg
This window encodes:
- the LOC107014088 gene encoding uncharacterized protein LOC107014088, whose product is MPPSSDYCHCRCGTRVAFLKDYISTNDELNFENKGIFTDMFNVEVPENDESYHQVVDGKTLVDTFCCNCRNRLGRKFIAVPQGCRFEQGQFLVILNKLSYTNGHDLDPYEEDLDQDGEVNVDQAGGPNDDNQDGGPNVDNQDGGRNDDNQDEGANEENAADNQLLVPNNGHIGRNGNI